The genome window GAAATCGCCATACTGAATCACGCGGAGCACCTTTGCCTGGGTCATCAACGACATTTCACCGATTTCATCCAGAAACAGCGTGCCGCCTTTCACCTGCTCAAATTTGCCGATTTTCCGTTCGTTCGCCCCGGTGAACGCGCCTTTTTCGTAACCGAACAATTCGGATTCCAGCAGCGATTCCGGCAGCGCCGCGCAGTTCACTTCCAGAAACGGTTTTTCGGAACGGCGGCTGTGGTGATAAATGGCGCGCGCAACCAATTCTTTTCCGGTGCCGCTTTCGCCACGGATGAGCACGGTTACATTTTGCTCTGCCACCTGTCCGATCAATTTGTAGACATCCTGCATCGCTTCGGACGAACCAACGATCATATCGCCATCGCCATCACCGCCGGCAACGTCGCTGGGAATTTGCACCACGCGGCGCATGCGCAGGCTGGTTTCCACCGCTTTTTCGATCACCTGACGCATTTTTTTCACGTCGAACGGTTTGAGCAGGTATTCGAACGCGCCGAATTTCATTGCCGTAATTGCAGTATTTACAGTGCCAAAGGCGGTCATCATAATGACGGGAACCTTGCCATCCACAGCCCGCATTTTTTGCAGCGCTTCCAGCCCGTCCATGCCGGGCATGCGCACGTCCATCACCACTACGTCCGGCTGTTCCGTACGCAATTTGCTGATGCCCTCTTCCGCGGAATGCGCGGAAACAATGCGGATATCATCCGGCAAAATCTTCTCGAATGAGTAGTGGATGTTCGGTTCGTCATCGACGATCAAAAGGGTTGCTGCTTTTTGCACTGTTTTCTCCGAAATTGTTAAACAAACATGGAGCCCTCTGCATTCGCAGGGATGATTAAAAATCTTGTCCTGTCATTCCTGCAAATGCAGGAATCTCCTGATCAAACATGATGCGTTTTCAAAATCGCATATATTACGGCAAAAAATGAATCCCGTCAATCCCGCCAAAATCACACCGGCAGGCGAATGGTGAATTCCGTACCGTAGCCAACCTCGCTGATCAGCCGGATTTCCCCACCGTGCGAATCGATGATGCGTTTCACGATGGAAAGCCCCAGCCCCAGCCCCTTCGGTTTGGTGGTGGTGAAGGGCGTAAACAGGTTGCGGCGCACCGATTGCGGCAGCCCCGGACCGTTATCGCAAATGACAATTTCAACAAAATTATTGACCAGTTGCGTTTGAATATGAATTTTACCGCCGTTGATCATCGCTTCGCTGGCGTTGAGCAACAAATTGAGGAAAACCTGCTGCACCTGCACCGGATCGGCGAGAATTTTTGGCAATCCTTCCGCCAGATCTGCGGTGACGGAAATCTGTTTTTTCTCGAAATCCCGCTCCAATAAAATCAATGCGTTACGCAAAATTTTTCGCACGCGACAGCGTTCGCGGGCATTCTCTTTCGATCGCGTAAAATCCAATAAATTGGTGATGATTTTGTTCATCCGGTGCAACTCTTCGCTGATGACTTCGCGGTCGCGGTCGTTCAGGTTTTCGCCGGATTCGAACAGCATTTTGATGATCGTGAGCGGGTTGCGGATTTCGTGCGCGATGCTCACCGCCAGCTCACCAACGGAGGTCAATCGCTCCGTGTGGCGCGCCTGTTCTTCCAGCGTGAACATCGTTTCGTACAATTGCGCGTTGTCGATGGCGATGGCGCTCAAATCTGCAAATGTTTTCATCAGCATCGTTTGATCATCCGTGAAGCGGTGGCGTTGGGATTTGTATGTATTGAGCACGCCAATCACCCGGTCGCGCCCGATCAACGGCACGGAAAGCAGCGATTTAAGGTGCTCATTTTGGGCGATATTCGCAAATCCCTGCCCGGCGTGGCTGCCGATATCCTCAATTTTCAGGGTGCCGCGGGTATAAATCACCTGCTCGAACGGACTTTCTGCCAACAGCATCGGCGGGCGGGCGGCGTATTCTGCGCTACCGCCGTGATGCGCTTTCAGCACCAGTTCTTCGCCATCTTCGGAAATGAGCATGATGGAACAGAGTGCCGCATCCATCAGTATTGCAGCACGTTGCACCACTTGCCGCAAAATTTCCTCGCTGTCCAGTGTACTCAAAATGGCTTTGTTAATATTGATTAACGATGACAGCTCGTCCACTTTACGCTGCGCTTTGGTGTGAACCCGCCCGTTTTCGATCACCTGCACGGATTGTTTGGAGAGCAGCGTCAGCAAATCGAGATCTTCATCGGTAAATGCGTTGGGGCGGGTGCTGTCCACATTCAGCACGCCGATGGTTTTGCCTTTCAGCTTCATCGGCACCGCAAGTTCACAGCGAATTGCATCCAGAATAGTGACGTAACGATCATCGCGGCTGACATCCGGCACCAAAATCGGCTCGCCGTGTTCGGCGACCCAGCCGGTTATTCCCTCGCCCACCGCCAGTTTCATGTTGGAAATGGATTTCATAAATCCGCGCGAAACCTCGATATTCAGTAGCTTGTTCTCCCAATCGATCAAAATGAGCGAGCCATACGTTGCGCCGGTAATTTTTACAGCCGCATCGATGATCAGGTTAAGCGCCGTTTGCGGCTCCAAAGTAGAGGTGATGGAATGGAACAATTCATAGAGCATCCGGTATCGCTGCATGGTGCGATCAACACCGGATGGGTTTTGCTCGATTGGATTTTTTAACATCGCGGCGTCCTGCATTTTCTGAAATATGGTTTCAAACCGGAAAAATTTGCGAAAGAGCAGAACAAACTGCAAAATTCACACCAGTTTTTTCGCATCATTAATTTTACAGATGTTGCATTGATACGCAAATTCCCCGTTGATGTCAACCAAATTTGGCGAATCGCATCAATCGATACCGCACAACAGTGATTTCGGGATTATGAGAAAGATTTCATTAAAAAACACTTTCTTTTGATTTTTCCATTTAAAATTGCCATATTCCTCCCTACTTTGCGAGACAAAGGAGAATCGTCAAGTTGAAAAAAGTTATGAAACCATCCCGTCAGGTTGGGATTGTCGGATACGGCGCTTACGTGCCGCAATACCGGCTGGCGGCATCAGAAATATCGGAATTGTGGCGCGGCGGACAGGATGCTGATGTGCTTCCCGTAAAACAAAAAAGCGTTCCGGGACCGGATGAAGACACCGCAACAATGGCCATCGAAGCCGGACGGAACGCGCTGGATCGCGCGCAGATCGATCCGCAACTGATTCGCGCGGTGTGGGTCGGTTCGGAATCGCACCCGTACGCGGTGAAACCGACGGGCACAATTGTATCGCAGGCGTTGGGCATCGCGCCGTACAACACCGCCGGCGATTTCGAATTTGCCTGCAAAGCGGGCACCGAAGCCATGCAGGCCGCCATCGGTTTGGTGGGCAGCGAAATGGCGGATTACGCGCTGGCGATTGCGATGGATACCGCACAGGGTCGTCCGGGCGATGCGCTGGAATACACCGCAGCCGCCGGCGGCGCTGCATTTTTGATGGGCGACGGAAAAGAATCACTGGCCGTTCTGGAAGGTTCGTTCAGCTATGCAACCGACACACCGGATTTTTTCCGGCGATCGTATCAAAAATATCCCGAACACGGGAACCGGTTTACCGGTGAGCCGGCGTATTTTCACCACATCACCAGCGCTGCAACCATGCTGATGCTCGATCTGAACCTGAAACCGGAAGATTTTGCCGCAGCGGTGTTTCATCAGCCGAACGCAAAATTTCCGCAGCGTGCCGCAAAAATTCTGGGCTTCAGCAAAGAGCAAATTCGTGACGGACTGTTGTCGCCGCAAATCGGGAATACTTATGCGGGTGCATCGCCGCTCGGGTTTGCCGCCGCGCTGGACAACGCCAATCCCGGCGACCGCATTTTGCTGGTCAGTTTCGGCTCCGGCGCCGGCAGTGATGCATTCAGCTTTGTGGTCACCGAAAATATCACCGACGCCAAAACGCGCGCACCGCTAACAGAGGCATATCTGCAACGAAAAAGCGCCGTGAATTACGCCACGTACACCCGTTGGCGCAATAAAATCCGCAAACATTAGTGCCGGTTGACAATCCTGCTCCGATGGAGCACCTTCGGTGTGCAGACTTAAATTTCCCGCGGAATGGCACTTTTTAACAGCGAAAAACAGTAGTCGAGATTCATAAAATATGCGAAAAGTTTATATCAAAGGAATCGGTCAAACGCCCGTCCGGGAACATTGGGACGCCGGATTGCGCGATTTGGCTGCACAGGCTGTTTTAGCCGCAATGGACGACGCCGGTCGCAGCGATGTGGACGCGCTTTACGCAGGCAACATGCTCAGCGGACCGCTTTCCGGGCAGGAGCACCTCGGCGTTTTGATTGCCGAGCACGCCGGTTTGCCGGGCATCGAAGCGGTCAAAGTGGAGGCTGCCTGTGGTTCAGCTGCGGCAGCATTTCGGCAGGGCGTTTTGGCGGTTGCCAGCGGAATGGTTGAATCCGTCGTGTGTGTCGGCGTGGAAAAACTCACGGAAATGAGCGGTTACGCGACCACGCAAGGTTTGGCCAGCGCCGCAGACGCCGATTACGAAACTGCGATGGGAATGAATTTTGTGGCCATCAACGCGCTGCTGATGCAACGATACATGTATGAATTCGGTTACCGCAAACAGGATTTTGCGGCGTTCGGCATATCCGCGCACGAAAACGCCACCCACAATCCCAACGCGATGTTTCGCTCACCGATTACCGCAGCGCAATACGAACGCGCCAAAATGATTGTCGATCCGATCAACCTGCTCGATTCCAGTCCGATCGCCGACGGCGCAGCCGCTGTTGTGCTCACCGCCGATCCGGACAACGCCATCGAAATTGCGGCCTGCGAAATTGGCACGGACAGCATCGCAATTGACAACCGGGAAAACCCGCTCTGGCTGCAGGGCGTGGAACGCAGCGTGGTGAAGGCGATTCGCAGTGCCGGCGTTTCGCAGCGCGATATCGATTTGTTCGAACTGCACGACGCGTTCAGCATCATGGCGGCGCTTTCGCTGGAAGCCAGTGGCTTTGCAGAGCGCGGACAGGCTGTAAAACTGGCGAATGACGGCGCATTCCGGCGCAATAGCAATTTGCCCACCTGCACGATGGGCGGGTTGAAAGGTCGCGGTCATCCGGTTGGGGCAACCGGTTTGTATCAAATTGTGGAAGCGGCAATGCAGCTTCGCCGGCAGGCGCCGGATGCGTTGCAAATTCCCGATGCCCGCATCGCTATGGCGCAAAATATCGGCGGCAGCGGCGCTACGGTTATCACTACTATTTTGAAAAATTTAGCCTGATTTTATAGAGGATTTTTGATGGACATTCCACGCGCATGGCGATTGCAACAGCAGCGCTACCGGCTTACCGGCAGCAAATGCAGCAACTGCGGCGATCTCAATTTTCCGCCAAAACCGGTCTGCCCGAAGTGCCGCAGCCGGGCAGCAGAAGCCTTTCGCTTTTCCGGTAAAGGGACAATTTACAGCTTCGCAACGGTGTATCAATCTACCGAAGCGTTTGCGCCATATGTGCCGTATGTTGTGGCATTGATTGATTTGGCAGAGGGACCGCGCATCACCGCGCAGCTAACGGATATCGAGCCGGGACAGGTGCAAATCGGGATGCCAGTGGAAATGGTGATCCGCAAAATCAGCGAGGAAGGCGAGCGCGGCGTGATCGTTTACGGCTACAAATTCCGTCCACCGCTCCGCCAATAGCGGCGCAAAAGGTTTCGATTGTCGGTTGATTAATTTGATTCGCTGATCAGCAGTTCAATTTGCTGAATCAATTGCGGGTATTCCGGCAGCGATTCGTAAAGTTTATCGATCTGAAAATTGCTGGCATAATTCTGAACTGCATTTCCCCACTGCACCAATCCGGTCAATCCGCACTGTGTTCCAATTTCCTGCACCTTAATGGCAAACCTTTCAATTTCCCCGGTAATCATCGTTTCGGAAACGTCTTCCCAACTGCTCATCAGGTTGCGTTTCAACACGTCCAGCATATTATTCAACTGCTGAAAATTAACGGTTTCAATTGATTCTGATACATTTTCGGGCGGCGCAGCAACGCTATCATCGCAGTGTTCCGGGATATCGGAAGTTGCAGATTTCAGAAATTTTTTGAGCATGTAGCGCAGTTCGCGATTGCTGACGGGTTTAGCCAAAAAGCCATCGCAGCCAGCGATCATCGCATCGTCGCGATCTTTTCTCATCGCATTTGCGGTGAGGGCAATTATCGGCGTGTTCGCAAAATCCGGGTTGGCTTTAATGCGCCGGGTGGCTTCGTAACCGTTCATTTTGGGCATTCGCATATCCATCAACACCAGCGACGGGTGATACTGCTCAACCATTTTCACTCCGTCGATGCCGTTTTCCGCCTCCAGAATTGTCAGCTCTGTCGATGCCAGAAAATCCTTTATCAGCCTGCGATTCAACAGGTTATCTTCCACAAGCAACAGTGTTTGTTCGTAAAACCGCAGCGACATCAATTCCGCATCTTCCTGATTGCGCAGCGGGTTTATCTGCTCCATTATGGCAATGTGCACTTCCGGCAAAATAACCCGGAAAGTGGTGCCTTTGCCAACTTCGCTGATAACTTCGATGTTGCCATTCATCATTTCCACCAGCCGTTTGGTGATTGCCAAACCCAAACCGGTGCCGCCGTATTTGCGGTTATCCTGCCCGCTTTGCTGAACGAACGCCTCAAAAATACGCTGCTGTTCAGATTCCGGAATACCGATGCCGGTATCCGAAATTGTAAATTCGACGCGAACAACGCTGATATCTTCCCGGGTTTCCCGAAAATCGATCCGGAAATTAACCTCGCCTTCTTCGGTAAATTTGATGGCGTTTCCGAACAAGTTGATCAGCACCTGGCGCAGCCGGACATCGTCGACCAATAAAATATTCGGGAAATTTTTGGGGACGAATGTTTCGAAACCCAACCCTTTTTCGCTTGCCTTAAGTTTATAAATATCAGCGACTTCCCCGATCAAGCCAACCAAGTCGACGGGGCGTTGCTGTAATTCCATCCTGCCGGCTTCTATTTTGGAAAGATCCAGAATATCGTTAATCAACGCCAGCAGTCCCTGCCCGCTGGATGAAATGGCATGCAAATACTCTACCTCCAGATTGCCGGTGATGCGCTGTCCCAACAATTCGGCAAATCCTAAAATTGCGTTCATCGGTGTGCGGAGTTCGTGGCTCATATTCGTCAGGAAACGGCTTTTGGCACGATTGGCAGATTCTGCAACTTCCTTCGCTTCCCGCAAATTTTCTTCACTTTGACGCAATTCCGCGGTGGTGTGATGCAGTGTCCGAACGGTTCCGTTCAGCTCCACAATTTTTGCTTCCAGCATTTCTTTGGACAAATTGAGGTCTGCCGTGCGGCTTTCAACCATTTGCTGCAACTCTTCGTTCGATTGCTGCAGTTCTTCCACCATCGTGTTTATTTCGCGGGAAAGCAGCCCCAATTCATCCTGCCGGTTTAGCACAAACGGATGCCAGATTCGTGAAGTGGTAAACTGGTGCACCCGCTGCGAAAGCGTAACCACCGGAAAAACCAGAAAACTATACGCGGCAAACAGCACCAAACCAAAGATGATGCTCACAAATCCGGTTTGCCACAACCGCTGCCACAATAATTCCTGATTGCGAATGGTGTAAATATTTTTCGGGCGCAACAGGGAGAGGTAGCCAACCATATTTCCCTGATAATCTGTTAACGAACGGGATTTGCAAAACCAGCTTTCGCCACCCAGTTCCAATTCCGTTACCGGATCTACCCCAGTTAAAACGGAATACGGAGAGGTTATCGTCGCCAAATCTTTGACTGTGCTGGAATCAAATAATGTGCTGGTGATAACTTTTCCATCAAACGAGATAATCAGCTCATTTTTTGTGCCTGTTTTCAATTGCTCGGCAAATGCGACATCTATTTTTTGAGCAATTTCGATGTGTTGGTTATGCACATATTTATAACCGCTGATGAACGGGCGAATAATGCGGATGTAGCCGTTTTTTCCGTCAAAATTATAATCTGTCAATGTTTTTTCGTGTACCAGCCGCCGGTTTAGCGAATCGCGATCAGTGGCGATCCACTTACGCGACATCCCGATGGAGCGCAGTGCACGCCCGTCATCGGTGAGGATTGCCAGATTTCCCACACCCATCCGCTTTTCGAATTCATTTAAAAAATTGATGGTCGAGATATAGTTTTTTGACTCTACAAGGTCTTGTAAATACTCAAGTTGGCTCAGCAGATAAGATGTTTCATACATGCGATTTACGTTTTGATTGAAAGCACGCAGGCTGTACTCCAGCGCATAATCCAATTCCTCAGCTGCTGTCAGTTCAATTTTTTCTGACTCTGAAAGATAGGATTGCAGCGCCATCAAACTCAGCAGCACACAAACGAAAATCGAGCTGATGACGGCCACACGTATTTTCAGGGATATTTTCATATAATTTTTTTCATCTCAATTGATCAATTTTAGCCGACAGCAATTCCGCGCCTTCTTCGGGTTGCATGCTGTGGTTGAACACCTGCGGCAACACATCCGCAAGCGTTTGCCAGATTTGCGCCATCGCCGGGTGGTTTGGCATCGGCACAGCGTTTTGTGCCTGCACTAAAAATCCCGAAATAAACTTGAACCCTTTTTCGGAGGAAATTTGGGTGATATCCGCCCGGGTCGGCAGGGAGTAAATTGCATCGAACGCCTGCAACTGGGCTTCTTTTCTGGAGAGGAAACGGATAAAATCTGTTGCAGCTTCCGGATGACGGGATGTGTTCGACAGCATCAGCATTTTCATGCCGATATACGGGCAGGGTTGCCGCCCGTCCGCTAACGCCGGAAATGCCTGAACGAAAAACGGCACCTCTTCGTTAATAACCCTGTCCAGATCCCATGGGCCGGAAATCATTGCGGCTGCCAACCCGTCTGCAAACAGCACCAACCCGGTTTCGTTGCTGATGGCGCGTGATGTCACTTTTTTCTGATCGAGCAAAACCAGCAGAAAACGGCAGGCATCGGCAAATGCTTTTTTATCGATAACCGGGTCTAAATTCGCATCAAAAAACCGTCCGCCAAATCCCTGATACCACGGAATAAAACGATATGGCTCGGCAATGTTGGTTGCCAGCGCCAGCAAATCCTCTTTCGAAAGCCGTTTGGCAAGCGCGAACAGATCATTCATATCTTTTAACGGTTCCGGCTGCAACTCGGCGTTTACATAAACGCCCAACAATTCGTAAGATGTGGGGATGCCGTAAAGTTTGCCGTTATATCTGGCGCTTTTCAAAAAAACCTGGTGAAAATCAGACAAAAAATCTGGCGATATTTTGGTATCCAACGGCTGAATCATATTGTTATCTGCAAACAGGGAAATGCCATCGCTAACACCGCGAATAATATCCGGCAGTTCGTTTTCCAATGTACTTTGGTAGCGATCCAGAAAAAAAGTCTGGAAATCTTTGAATACTTCCAGTTGAATATTCACACCCGGATGTTGCTGTTCGTATGTTTTTATCTGGTTGTGGATAAACAATACTTCTGCATTATCTGCAAAATCGACCCAAAAGCGCAGCACTATGTTTTCCTGCTGGGCGTGTATTTTCGAAAAAACGGTGAGTATCAGTAAAAACATCAGCGCTTTTCTACCGGTATTACAGGCAAATGTGAATTGCGAAAGTTTCATTTCAGTCCTGTTGTCTATGCTCAAATAAGCGCAATTTGCGAATTATCGGCTTCAACTTCGTGTTTTTCCGGTCTGTTTTTTGGCAGTACCACTCGAAAAGCCGCACCCATTCCCGGCTTGCTTTCCAGATCGATACGCCCGTTATATGCCCGGATCATTTCGGAACACATGTGCAGCCCCAAACCTGTTCCTTTGGGACCTTTGGAATCGGAATCCGCTTTGGGTTTGGTTGTAAAAAACGGGTCGAAAATTTTCGCCTGAACTTCCTCCGGAATGCCCGGACCATTATCTTGCACCATAAACCACACTTCTTCGGCATTGTTACCGGTGCGGATGGTGATGGTTGCATCCGGTTGTTCAAACATGGCATCAATGGCATTGCGAATCAGGTTTTGCAATACTTGTGAAATTTCTGAGGACACCACTTCAACCATCAGTTCGCCTTCACAGAACTCCAAAACCCGTTTGGTGTGATTGCGAAAATGCTGATCCGCCAATAAAAAGTCTATTTCGCGTTGGAGTAATTGATTCAGGTCGACCAATTCAATGTTATCACTTTTGTCCGCACGGCTTTTTGCCATCAGCGAATTAATCATTTGTATCAATTTGCCGGTGCCGGTTTCTGCCATTTCCGTATAATGCCAAATGGATGCAAAAGATTTTTGGGCTTTTTTCCACTCATCATTTTCAGGATCGGGAATCTGCAATTTATTGACACGATTGCGTTCCATTTCAATTAATTGAATTGAACCGGAAATAGCGTTCAGCGGGTTGCGCAGGTTGTGAACTATCCCCTGAATCAACATGCTGAAAGCAGCATGGCGCTCCGCACGAATGAGTGCTTCGGTGCGTTCATCCACAATGCGTTCCAACTGCTGATTGTATTGGTGAATGGTATCCAGCGCATTTTTGAGCTGCAAATGGGTGCGCACCCGGGCAATAACTTCTGCTGTTTCAAACGGTTTGGTCACGTAATCCGATCCGCCGACTTCGAAGCCGCGAATTTTGTCTTCCACTTCGTGTTTCGCGGTTAAAAAAATGACCGGTATTTCCCGCGATGCCGGGTTATCCTTGATGCGCTGGCACACCTCAAACCCATCGATTTCCGGCATCATTACGTCCAGCAAAACCAGATCGGGCAGTTTTTTTTCGATGATTGTCAAAGCCTGTTTGCCATTTGTGGCAACGGCAATGTTATACCCGTGGTTGGACAAAATATTCCCCAGCAACTGAATATTTTTGGGAATATCATCCACAATCAAAATCAGTGAATTCTTTTTCCGCTCCGGCTGGCTAAGGTTGTTGCTTTGCATCTTTCCTCCTTGATAGATACACCATCATCCTTGATTGTTATCCTTCTTTAATGATTCGGCAAACATTTTGAGTATTACAGGATATTTTTCTAACTTTTTATTAAGTTCGTCAATCCGGAACGATTCGGCAAATTGCTCCACCTGCATTCCCCAATTGAACAACAGTGGCACGCTGTATTGCTCGCCATACGATTTCACTTCCGCGCCAAATCGCTGAATATCCATAGTTATGCAGGTATCGCTGACTTCTTTCCAATCTTCCATCATTCGCGATTGCATAATTTCCAACAATTTATTCAGCTCAGAAAATTCCTTTTCCGACCGTGTTTCGGCTAAGCTTTCCGGCAATTGATGCGGCGGATT of Calditrichia bacterium contains these proteins:
- a CDS encoding sigma-54-dependent Fis family transcriptional regulator; protein product: MQKAATLLIVDDEPNIHYSFEKILPDDIRIVSAHSAEEGISKLRTEQPDVVVMDVRMPGMDGLEALQKMRAVDGKVPVIMMTAFGTVNTAITAMKFGAFEYLLKPFDVKKMRQVIEKAVETSLRMRRVVQIPSDVAGGDGDGDMIVGSSEAMQDVYKLIGQVAEQNVTVLIRGESGTGKELVARAIYHHSRRSEKPFLEVNCAALPESLLESELFGYEKGAFTGANERKIGKFEQVKGGTLFLDEIGEMSLMTQAKVLRVIQYGDFTRVGGNEIVRSDVRLIVATNRILEDAIKQGKFREDLYYRLNVITIAIPPLRERREDVSDLVQYFIKKYSKEANKNIRGIDKKALKELVEYPWPGNVRQLENCIRRAVVLSKGFTISPEDLELETEFETTVEKQDVWEVLEKLLDEVIANRSDAQLWPVMEQLLIEKVLKKTRGNQVQAARILGIHRNTLRNRIERAVRFGAQSVG
- a CDS encoding GAF domain-containing protein: MLKNPIEQNPSGVDRTMQRYRMLYELFHSITSTLEPQTALNLIIDAAVKITGATYGSLILIDWENKLLNIEVSRGFMKSISNMKLAVGEGITGWVAEHGEPILVPDVSRDDRYVTILDAIRCELAVPMKLKGKTIGVLNVDSTRPNAFTDEDLDLLTLLSKQSVQVIENGRVHTKAQRKVDELSSLININKAILSTLDSEEILRQVVQRAAILMDAALCSIMLISEDGEELVLKAHHGGSAEYAARPPMLLAESPFEQVIYTRGTLKIEDIGSHAGQGFANIAQNEHLKSLLSVPLIGRDRVIGVLNTYKSQRHRFTDDQTMLMKTFADLSAIAIDNAQLYETMFTLEEQARHTERLTSVGELAVSIAHEIRNPLTIIKMLFESGENLNDRDREVISEELHRMNKIITNLLDFTRSKENARERCRVRKILRNALILLERDFEKKQISVTADLAEGLPKILADPVQVQQVFLNLLLNASEAMINGGKIHIQTQLVNNFVEIVICDNGPGLPQSVRRNLFTPFTTTKPKGLGLGLSIVKRIIDSHGGEIRLISEVGYGTEFTIRLPV
- a CDS encoding hydroxymethylglutaryl-CoA synthase; the encoded protein is MKKVMKPSRQVGIVGYGAYVPQYRLAASEISELWRGGQDADVLPVKQKSVPGPDEDTATMAIEAGRNALDRAQIDPQLIRAVWVGSESHPYAVKPTGTIVSQALGIAPYNTAGDFEFACKAGTEAMQAAIGLVGSEMADYALAIAMDTAQGRPGDALEYTAAAGGAAFLMGDGKESLAVLEGSFSYATDTPDFFRRSYQKYPEHGNRFTGEPAYFHHITSAATMLMLDLNLKPEDFAAAVFHQPNAKFPQRAAKILGFSKEQIRDGLLSPQIGNTYAGASPLGFAAALDNANPGDRILLVSFGSGAGSDAFSFVVTENITDAKTRAPLTEAYLQRKSAVNYATYTRWRNKIRKH
- a CDS encoding thiolase domain-containing protein (Catalyzes the synthesis of acetoacetyl coenzyme A from two molecules of acetyl coenzyme A. It can also act as a thiolase, catalyzing the reverse reaction and generating two-carbon units from the four-carbon product of fatty acid oxidation); the encoded protein is MRKVYIKGIGQTPVREHWDAGLRDLAAQAVLAAMDDAGRSDVDALYAGNMLSGPLSGQEHLGVLIAEHAGLPGIEAVKVEAACGSAAAAFRQGVLAVASGMVESVVCVGVEKLTEMSGYATTQGLASAADADYETAMGMNFVAINALLMQRYMYEFGYRKQDFAAFGISAHENATHNPNAMFRSPITAAQYERAKMIVDPINLLDSSPIADGAAAVVLTADPDNAIEIAACEIGTDSIAIDNRENPLWLQGVERSVVKAIRSAGVSQRDIDLFELHDAFSIMAALSLEASGFAERGQAVKLANDGAFRRNSNLPTCTMGGLKGRGHPVGATGLYQIVEAAMQLRRQAPDALQIPDARIAMAQNIGGSGATVITTILKNLA
- a CDS encoding Zn-ribbon domain-containing OB-fold protein, translated to MDIPRAWRLQQQRYRLTGSKCSNCGDLNFPPKPVCPKCRSRAAEAFRFSGKGTIYSFATVYQSTEAFAPYVPYVVALIDLAEGPRITAQLTDIEPGQVQIGMPVEMVIRKISEEGERGVIVYGYKFRPPLRQ
- a CDS encoding response regulator; protein product: MKISLKIRVAVISSIFVCVLLSLMALQSYLSESEKIELTAAEELDYALEYSLRAFNQNVNRMYETSYLLSQLEYLQDLVESKNYISTINFLNEFEKRMGVGNLAILTDDGRALRSIGMSRKWIATDRDSLNRRLVHEKTLTDYNFDGKNGYIRIIRPFISGYKYVHNQHIEIAQKIDVAFAEQLKTGTKNELIISFDGKVITSTLFDSSTVKDLATITSPYSVLTGVDPVTELELGGESWFCKSRSLTDYQGNMVGYLSLLRPKNIYTIRNQELLWQRLWQTGFVSIIFGLVLFAAYSFLVFPVVTLSQRVHQFTTSRIWHPFVLNRQDELGLLSREINTMVEELQQSNEELQQMVESRTADLNLSKEMLEAKIVELNGTVRTLHHTTAELRQSEENLREAKEVAESANRAKSRFLTNMSHELRTPMNAILGFAELLGQRITGNLEVEYLHAISSSGQGLLALINDILDLSKIEAGRMELQQRPVDLVGLIGEVADIYKLKASEKGLGFETFVPKNFPNILLVDDVRLRQVLINLFGNAIKFTEEGEVNFRIDFRETREDISVVRVEFTISDTGIGIPESEQQRIFEAFVQQSGQDNRKYGGTGLGLAITKRLVEMMNGNIEVISEVGKGTTFRVILPEVHIAIMEQINPLRNQEDAELMSLRFYEQTLLLVEDNLLNRRLIKDFLASTELTILEAENGIDGVKMVEQYHPSLVLMDMRMPKMNGYEATRRIKANPDFANTPIIALTANAMRKDRDDAMIAGCDGFLAKPVSNRELRYMLKKFLKSATSDIPEHCDDSVAAPPENVSESIETVNFQQLNNMLDVLKRNLMSSWEDVSETMITGEIERFAIKVQEIGTQCGLTGLVQWGNAVQNYASNFQIDKLYESLPEYPQLIQQIELLISESN
- a CDS encoding extracellular solute-binding protein, producing the protein MKLSQFTFACNTGRKALMFLLILTVFSKIHAQQENIVLRFWVDFADNAEVLFIHNQIKTYEQQHPGVNIQLEVFKDFQTFFLDRYQSTLENELPDIIRGVSDGISLFADNNMIQPLDTKISPDFLSDFHQVFLKSARYNGKLYGIPTSYELLGVYVNAELQPEPLKDMNDLFALAKRLSKEDLLALATNIAEPYRFIPWYQGFGGRFFDANLDPVIDKKAFADACRFLLVLLDQKKVTSRAISNETGLVLFADGLAAAMISGPWDLDRVINEEVPFFVQAFPALADGRQPCPYIGMKMLMLSNTSRHPEAATDFIRFLSRKEAQLQAFDAIYSLPTRADITQISSEKGFKFISGFLVQAQNAVPMPNHPAMAQIWQTLADVLPQVFNHSMQPEEGAELLSAKIDQLR
- a CDS encoding response regulator, encoding MQSNNLSQPERKKNSLILIVDDIPKNIQLLGNILSNHGYNIAVATNGKQALTIIEKKLPDLVLLDVMMPEIDGFEVCQRIKDNPASREIPVIFLTAKHEVEDKIRGFEVGGSDYVTKPFETAEVIARVRTHLQLKNALDTIHQYNQQLERIVDERTEALIRAERHAAFSMLIQGIVHNLRNPLNAISGSIQLIEMERNRVNKLQIPDPENDEWKKAQKSFASIWHYTEMAETGTGKLIQMINSLMAKSRADKSDNIELVDLNQLLQREIDFLLADQHFRNHTKRVLEFCEGELMVEVVSSEISQVLQNLIRNAIDAMFEQPDATITIRTGNNAEEVWFMVQDNGPGIPEEVQAKIFDPFFTTKPKADSDSKGPKGTGLGLHMCSEMIRAYNGRIDLESKPGMGAAFRVVLPKNRPEKHEVEADNSQIALI